The bacterium DNA window CCAGAGGATGTAGATTACATCAATGCCCATGGTACGGCTACCATTTTAAATGATAAAACAGAAACCTTAGTAATTAAAAAACTCTTTGGTGAACATGCATATAAATTAAAGGTAAGCTCTACTAAGTCTATGCTGGGTCATAGTATAGGTGCAGCAGGTGCTCATCAATTAGTAACTTGTGCATTGGCGATGGAGAATAAATTTATCCCACCCACCATTAATTACGAATATGAAGATCCAGAATGTGACCTTGACTATGTGCCAAATAAAGGACATAAGGGTAATATAGATGTAATTGTTGTAAATACCTGTGGATTTGGAGGTAAAAACTCAGCCTTAGTAATTAGGAGATTTAAGGCAAAAGATTAAGTAAAAGGTATGAAATCGATAGAAAAGTGGTTAATTAGTAACTCTATTAGAGAGTATTTGTGGAATAGATTCGAATTCCCAATTGTAAAGGCAGTGATAGAAGATAAAATCCCAAAGAAAGCTAAATGTCTTGAGATTGGCACAGGAACTGGAATTGGAGCTATATCACTTGTTAAGGCATTTCCTCAGATTGAGATAATTGCTACAGACTTTGATTCATTACAACTTCAAGAGGCAGGGAAGAAGATTAGGAGTGTTAAATTAGAGGATAAAATTGGGCTAGAGCAAGCTGATGCTACTAATTTGCCATTTCCAGATGCCTCATTTGACTTTGTTTTTGCATTTGAGGTATTACACCATGTGGTTGAATATCAGAAAGTAATGAAGGAAGTATTTAGGGTATTAAAAGAAGGTGGGAGTTTTTTTGTTGCAGAGATTCCCAAGGAGGTCTTTAAATATGTAAAGCTATTATTTCCTCCTGAAGTAACATTTAGTAAAGATGAACTACTTAATTTATTAAAAGAAGTTGGCTTTAAGATTAATATGGTACGGGATGTAGGAAAAGGAATATTTTTTTATATTTTAGCTAAGAAGTATAAAAACTGATAATAACTAAAGGGGATGAATTAATAAAGAAGGAATAACCTTATCTGAAAGGTAAAAATAAATGAATTTTTATAGTACTACATGTTTAATTGCTGGAATTACTAATCTTTTATTAGCATTATTTGTACTCTTTAATAACCCCAAAAGAGGTTTGAATATAGTATTTTTTCTTTTAGGAATATCTCTTAGTGGGTGGAGTTTTGGATATTTAGGAATATTCTTTGCTTCTATAGAAGACATTGCTTTAAAGTGGTTGATAATTCCAAAGATATTTGTACCGTTTATTCCTATAACCTATTTTCATTTCTCTTTAATTATTATAGAAGATCACAAAAACAGTAATAGGAATATTTATATAGCAGGATATATCATTACGCTCCTTTTAGTAATCTTTGATTTATTAAAAGGGATTATAGTTCAGGGAGTGAAGTTTTTACCTGAATATGATTTTTATTTTCCTGGGGTAGGAAGATTTCATTTTCTATTTGATTTAATATTTATTTTTCTTATTGGTTATGGAACATATCTTTTATATAATAAATATAGACTTACAAGAGATGCGATAGAGAAAAAACAATTATTGTATTTACTTATAGGAATATGTATAGGTATAGCAGGTGGCATAAGTGATGTTTTTCTCGAATATAGCATCCAAACATATCAAATATATCCCTTAGGACATTTAGCAAATATCTTGTGTGATGGGGCTATAATCTATGCTATTACTAACTATAGATTAATGAATATTCATGTGAGATTTTAAAGTGAGGTACTAAAAGATGAATATTATGGACATTCACCATAGTAATTATTATTTACTTGTTACTAGTGCTACTCTCTTATTAGCATTTTTTGTCCTTTTTAGAAACCCAAAGAAAAAAGTAAATCAAATCTTTTTTCTTTTAGAGTTGTGTATTAGTGTTTGGGGCCTTGAATATGCAGTATTATCTCTTATCCCAAAAGAGAATGAAATCCTTGCCTTAAATTGCTTAATAATTCCTAAAATAGGTATACCATTCATCTACTCAACTTTTTTTCACTTCTCATTAATTATTACGAAGAGTAAGAGGAATATTCATTGGAATATCTGTAAGATAGGCTATATTTTTAGTTTTATTCAGATGCTACTTAGTTTTGTTCCAGAGAAGGGATTTATAGTTAAAGGTGTTATCCACACCCAATATGGGTTCTACCCGGTAGCAGGAGAATGGTATTTCTTTAATATTTTTAATTTACTATTTTTCCTATGTTATGGAATCTTGTTATTATTTAGAAAATGGTGGGTGACAAAAGATAGGATAGAAAAAAGAAGATTGTTATACCTATGGATGGGGGTAATTATAGCCTTTGTAGGTGGTTCAGCTAATACTGTTGTAGCATATAATCCTACGCATGCCCTGGCTATGCGTTTCCCTCTCATATACCCTTTGGGGCATATTATAGTATTCCTTTCTACTTTATTTATAAGTTACGGTATCTTTAAATATAGATTAATGGATATTATAGTCAGAAAAGGAGTTATTTATTTCCCCTTCCTCTTTATATTTATTATCCTTATACTTGGAATTGGCAAACTATTTGTAATTCCTCCAGGTTTTGGACTTATTCTTACCATCATTTCTACTGCTTTAATAGTGGGAAGTATTACACTCATTTTCCAGGTGAGAGAAAAGCCGACTACCTTCCTTAATAAATATTTATTTCCTGGAAGATATGCATTAGAACAAATAATTACAGAATTTGAAGAGGAACTTACTCTCATCTTTGATAAAGAGGTATTGATTAGCAAAACCATGAATACCATCAAAAAGATAATTCCCAATGTTACTGAGGTTTTTATAATGTTATTAGATGAAGAAATGAAAGAATATAAAGTTAGTGCCGCTACAATCGGAATGGATGAGAATGAAAGAAGAACAATTATATTCAAATCAGATGAATTTATTATAAAATGGTTTAAAGAGGAAAAGAGAGAGTTATTTAAAGATAGGTTAAAAAAATACTCAAGGTCTAAAGAGGTACAGGAAAGACTTAAAAATGTACTTGAAAAAGTAAATATTATACTTCTATTTCCCTTAATATATAGAGATAAGTTAGTTGGTTTATTAGGGGTAAGAAGGAAGGTAGAAGATGACGAATGCTATACTGATGAAGATTTAGAATTTCTTTCCAAATTATGTAAGGAAGTTGCATTATGTCTTGAAAATATTAAACTTAATGAATTACAAGAGAAGATATATGGAGTAGAAGAAGAAAAAGAAAGAATAACTACATTATATATGATAAACTCTTGGATACAAAAAGAGGAAGATATAGATAAAATATTTTACCTGATCTTAACTGGTGTTACTTTTGGAAAAGGATTAGGATTTAATAGAGCAGTATTATTGTTATTGGATGAAAAACAAAAATGTTTAAAAGGTAAAATGGGAATTGGACCTACTACAGAAGAAGAAGCTATAAAGATA harbors:
- a CDS encoding class I SAM-dependent methyltransferase → MKSIEKWLISNSIREYLWNRFEFPIVKAVIEDKIPKKAKCLEIGTGTGIGAISLVKAFPQIEIIATDFDSLQLQEAGKKIRSVKLEDKIGLEQADATNLPFPDASFDFVFAFEVLHHVVEYQKVMKEVFRVLKEGGSFFVAEIPKEVFKYVKLLFPPEVTFSKDELLNLLKEVGFKINMVRDVGKGIFFYILAKKYKN
- a CDS encoding histidine kinase N-terminal 7TM domain-containing protein is translated as MNFYSTTCLIAGITNLLLALFVLFNNPKRGLNIVFFLLGISLSGWSFGYLGIFFASIEDIALKWLIIPKIFVPFIPITYFHFSLIIIEDHKNSNRNIYIAGYIITLLLVIFDLLKGIIVQGVKFLPEYDFYFPGVGRFHFLFDLIFIFLIGYGTYLLYNKYRLTRDAIEKKQLLYLLIGICIGIAGGISDVFLEYSIQTYQIYPLGHLANILCDGAIIYAITNYRLMNIHVRF
- a CDS encoding ATP-binding protein; the protein is MNIMDIHHSNYYLLVTSATLLLAFFVLFRNPKKKVNQIFFLLELCISVWGLEYAVLSLIPKENEILALNCLIIPKIGIPFIYSTFFHFSLIITKSKRNIHWNICKIGYIFSFIQMLLSFVPEKGFIVKGVIHTQYGFYPVAGEWYFFNIFNLLFFLCYGILLLFRKWWVTKDRIEKRRLLYLWMGVIIAFVGGSANTVVAYNPTHALAMRFPLIYPLGHIIVFLSTLFISYGIFKYRLMDIIVRKGVIYFPFLFIFIILILGIGKLFVIPPGFGLILTIISTALIVGSITLIFQVREKPTTFLNKYLFPGRYALEQIITEFEEELTLIFDKEVLISKTMNTIKKIIPNVTEVFIMLLDEEMKEYKVSAATIGMDENERRTIIFKSDEFIIKWFKEEKRELFKDRLKKYSRSKEVQERLKNVLEKVNIILLFPLIYRDKLVGLLGVRRKVEDDECYTDEDLEFLSKLCKEVALCLENIKLNELQEKIYGVEEEKERITTLYMINSWIQKEEDIDKIFYLILTGVTFGKGLGFNRAVLLLLDEKQKCLKGKMGIGPTTEEEAIKIWKSIEKMTIEDCIAQCEISNIWNTSMNEIVRTISIPVTKEEPGILTLSVLEKKSFNIKDINDYPEIQRFLKELDPPKTLAIVPLIFKEKIIGVIIADNKYNKKPITNLEMEIFSLFADQASFAAAHQSAMGQYLFIQMKKRVDQLEMISKISNELNTIREMKQLLQSVVDTVADTLKGRICTLFLYNCENKKLTLGAVYPKGWLPPDAEYGLGERLTGSVALSEKPVIIRNTKADTRHIGGVGKYHDYLVKQNESIKEIEIKTFLGVSIKKNGKLLGVLTVTRERESEYDDKSFTEDDAIVIKTLAEQIGIVLENTRLLDELLSDLSHRLLNPLSIIKQSTQLLQQGIVSDVKEQEDYFKEIVKESDYSINLIKNLLDIKVIEGVKDIINKVPLQLRKLIEDVITHYNLPAQQKGIKFDISGISEDLPSIMGDKEWVSKVLENLLSNALNYSNKGTITISAEEKDDWICISVSDEGIGIPPNDLSHIFEKFYRGGNAKFVEGAGIGLTFTKSIVEAHGGQISVTKSEVGKGSTFEFTLPIIQTDKQ